From a region of the Xanthomonas rydalmerensis genome:
- a CDS encoding helix-turn-helix transcriptional regulator codes for MADTTSPDALLLARLASLADCAQAEGYACISARREHGARSVEIPRPQLAILLQGRKQVRTATQTLAFVPGDLFLVTRRCRIDVVNIPDPHSGVYLSVLVPLCEEALSAARVLWNEPLPAAGAELARLRAEDVGGTLLQWRQALQDGRYTEARLALAALVVALCRRGHGGLLLPPAPSVAAQVRDLVAAQPQRAWRSRDIEDSLGLSGATLRRHLASEGTSLRELLADTRLAHAMQLLYTTRWPLKTVAAHAGYRSVRSFSQRFQQRYGLDPASIGN; via the coding sequence ATGGCCGACACCACCTCCCCCGACGCCCTGCTGCTGGCGCGCCTGGCCAGCCTGGCCGACTGCGCGCAGGCCGAAGGCTACGCCTGCATCAGCGCGCGCCGCGAACACGGCGCGCGCTCGGTGGAGATCCCGCGGCCGCAGCTGGCGATCCTGTTGCAGGGACGCAAGCAGGTGCGCACCGCGACACAGACGCTGGCCTTCGTGCCGGGCGATCTGTTCCTGGTGACGCGGCGCTGCCGCATCGATGTGGTCAACATCCCGGATCCGCACAGCGGCGTGTATCTCAGCGTGCTGGTGCCGCTGTGCGAGGAAGCGCTGAGCGCCGCGCGCGTGCTGTGGAACGAACCGCTGCCCGCCGCCGGCGCGGAGCTGGCGCGCCTGCGCGCCGAGGACGTCGGCGGCACCCTGCTGCAATGGCGACAGGCGCTGCAGGACGGCCGTTACACCGAGGCGCGGCTGGCGCTGGCGGCGCTGGTGGTGGCGCTGTGCCGGCGCGGCCATGGCGGCCTGCTGCTGCCGCCGGCGCCGAGCGTGGCCGCGCAGGTGCGCGACCTGGTCGCCGCGCAGCCGCAACGCGCCTGGCGTTCGCGCGACATCGAAGACAGCCTGGGCCTCAGCGGCGCGACCCTGCGCCGGCACCTGGCCAGCGAAGGCACCTCGTTGCGCGAACTGCTCGCCGATACGCGCCTGGCGCATGCGATGCAGTTGCTCTACACCACGCGCTGGCCGTTGAAGACGGTCGCCGCGCACGCCGGCTACCGCTCGGTGCGCAGCTTCAGCCAACGCTTCCAGCAACGCTACGGCCTGGACCCGGCCAGCATCGGCAACTGA
- a CDS encoding VOC family protein — protein MNIKTDTVVVDHAGFSVSSLEEAIKFWTEAMGFELVRTGEMGGDFLQQVTGVEDPRCRMALVVSPAGFPIELLEYSTASTLGKAPESAGAIGATHLAVTVADIDLVVARIQAQGWHLKGSPRPIEAGPRAGTVVAYVSGPDGITIEVMQPPA, from the coding sequence ATGAATATCAAGACCGATACCGTCGTCGTCGACCACGCCGGATTCTCCGTTTCCTCATTGGAGGAGGCGATCAAGTTCTGGACCGAGGCCATGGGCTTCGAACTTGTTCGCACGGGCGAAATGGGCGGCGATTTCCTGCAGCAGGTGACGGGTGTCGAGGATCCGCGTTGCCGCATGGCACTGGTGGTCTCGCCCGCCGGGTTTCCCATCGAACTTCTCGAGTACTCGACAGCCAGCACGTTGGGCAAGGCACCCGAGAGCGCTGGCGCGATCGGCGCGACCCATCTGGCCGTCACCGTGGCGGATATCGACTTGGTTGTCGCCAGGATCCAGGCGCAGGGCTGGCACCTGAAAGGATCTCCCCGGCCGATCGAGGCCGGGCCACGCGCGGGAACCGTCGTTGCCTACGTCAGCGGGCCCGATGGGATCACCATCGAGGTCATGCAACCTCCCGCGTAG
- a CDS encoding VIT family protein — MRQTHAERHRTDRAGWLRAAVLGANDGILSVAGLVVGVASSGASAATVLTTGIAGLVAGAMSMAAGEYVSVQSQADTERADLALERRELHEDPQSELDELTAIYRQRGLDPVLARQVAEQLTAHDALGAHARDELGITESLRARPLQAAAASAAAFCTGAALPIVAAWLAPDGRQLWVTGAATLVGLSLTGALAARAGGAPGLRGALRVVFWGAAAMLASGAIGHVFGVHV, encoded by the coding sequence ATGCGCCAGACCCACGCCGAACGCCATCGCACCGACCGCGCCGGCTGGTTGCGCGCGGCCGTGCTCGGCGCCAACGACGGCATCCTCTCCGTGGCCGGCCTGGTGGTCGGCGTCGCCAGCAGCGGCGCGTCGGCGGCCACGGTATTGACCACCGGCATCGCCGGCCTGGTCGCCGGTGCGATGTCGATGGCCGCCGGCGAATACGTGTCGGTGCAATCCCAGGCCGACACCGAACGCGCCGACCTGGCGCTGGAGCGTCGCGAACTGCACGAGGATCCGCAGAGCGAGCTGGACGAACTCACCGCGATCTATCGCCAGCGCGGGCTCGATCCCGTGCTGGCCCGCCAGGTCGCCGAACAGTTGACCGCACACGATGCGCTGGGCGCGCACGCGCGCGACGAACTCGGCATCACCGAGAGCCTGCGCGCGCGTCCACTGCAGGCGGCGGCCGCGTCGGCGGCGGCGTTCTGCACTGGTGCGGCGCTACCGATCGTGGCCGCATGGCTGGCGCCGGACGGCCGGCAACTGTGGGTGACCGGCGCGGCGACCCTGGTCGGCCTGTCGTTGACCGGCGCGCTGGCCGCGCGCGCCGGCGGCGCCCCGGGCCTGCGCGGCGCGCTGCGCGTGGTGTTCTGGGGCGCGGCGGCGATGCTCGCCAGCGGCGCGATCGGCCATGTATTCGGCGTGCATGTCTGA